The following are from one region of the Streptomyces changanensis genome:
- a CDS encoding cupin domain-containing protein: protein MTSTARASVQHEDERVRVTRWDFEPGQSTGRHVHEHDYVVVPVTDGQTDVITPDGTVTSSQLRAGQSYARPAGGEHEVVNAGTTPLAFVEIEMKKK, encoded by the coding sequence ATGACGAGTACGGCCCGCGCGAGCGTGCAGCATGAGGACGAGCGGGTGCGGGTCACCCGCTGGGATTTCGAGCCCGGACAGAGCACCGGCCGGCACGTGCACGAGCACGACTACGTCGTCGTCCCCGTCACCGACGGCCAGACCGACGTGATCACCCCCGACGGCACGGTCACCTCATCGCAGCTGCGGGCGGGACAGTCCTACGCCCGCCCAGCCGGCGGCGAACACGAGGTCGTCAACGCCGGCACCACGCCGCTGGCCTTCGTCGAGATCGAGATGAAGAAGAAGTAG
- a CDS encoding Rossmann-fold NAD(P)-binding domain-containing protein produces MVLGAADTDIMAGADYDGPLTDPADVARIALDGVEKGLIEVVVDEWSTHVKAALAGDPADFCQQLLVGLGQVRSGMGMSRWQVGQAPVQRARSVCSSRTTL; encoded by the coding sequence GTGGTCCTGGGGGCGGCCGACACCGACATCATGGCGGGCGCCGACTACGACGGCCCCCTCACGGATCCCGCCGACGTGGCCCGCATCGCACTCGACGGCGTGGAGAAGGGCCTCATCGAGGTCGTCGTCGACGAGTGGAGCACCCACGTGAAGGCGGCCCTGGCCGGCGACCCCGCTGACTTCTGCCAGCAGCTGCTAGTAGGGCTTGGTCAGGTCCGTAGTGGGATGGGTATGTCGCGGTGGCAGGTGGGGCAGGCGCCGGTCCAGAGGGCGAGGAGCGTCTGCAGCTCGCGGACGACCTTGTAG
- a CDS encoding SulP family inorganic anion transporter: protein MSKFPHLRQDFAASIVVFLVAVPLCVGVAVASGVPAELGLVTGIVGGLVTGLLPGSSLQVSGPAAGLTVLVFEAVSEFGVSALGVIVLMAGLLQLAMGFLRIGRWFRAISVSVVEGMLCGIGLVIIAGQIYAAAGMKAPEAGIGKIVGLPGAFADALGSTKALASLAIGAGTIAVIVLWKKTPKKAQTVPGALAAVLLATVVSLAFGLPVATVEVEGLLGVIQPPGLDAFGELAGPAIWGTIIAFALIASAESLFSAAAVDRMHDAPRTQYDKEMIAQGGGNTVCGLLGALPMTAVIVRSSANVSAGAKTKASRVLHGVWLLLFAAALPSALALIPLPALAGILVHAGWKLIPFRQVAGLWRSHRGEALILVVTAVSIVVVNMFEGVLIGLALAVVKTAWEASHLKTEVIDKGAGPIQVYLSGNATFLRLPKILDNLEALPRDHPIEVDLSGLHHLDHACRTALENWAQRHSAPDTEPVKVTTTHAPARADDGAVGPDSSSSGRVRNLG, encoded by the coding sequence ATGTCGAAGTTCCCTCACCTGCGGCAGGACTTCGCCGCCTCCATCGTCGTCTTCCTGGTCGCCGTGCCGCTGTGCGTCGGCGTGGCGGTCGCCTCCGGAGTCCCCGCGGAGCTGGGCCTGGTCACCGGCATCGTGGGCGGCCTGGTCACCGGCCTTCTGCCCGGCAGCAGTCTTCAGGTTTCGGGGCCGGCCGCGGGCCTGACCGTCCTGGTCTTCGAAGCGGTCAGCGAGTTCGGAGTATCCGCGCTCGGCGTGATCGTACTGATGGCCGGACTGCTCCAGCTCGCCATGGGCTTCCTCAGGATCGGCCGCTGGTTCCGGGCGATATCCGTCTCCGTCGTCGAAGGCATGCTCTGCGGCATCGGCCTGGTGATCATCGCAGGGCAGATCTACGCGGCGGCAGGCATGAAGGCCCCGGAGGCCGGCATCGGCAAGATCGTCGGCCTGCCCGGGGCGTTCGCCGATGCGCTCGGCAGCACCAAGGCGCTCGCCTCGCTCGCGATCGGCGCGGGCACCATCGCCGTCATCGTGCTGTGGAAGAAGACGCCGAAGAAGGCGCAGACCGTGCCCGGCGCCCTCGCCGCGGTACTGCTGGCCACAGTCGTCTCGCTCGCCTTCGGCCTGCCGGTCGCCACCGTCGAGGTGGAGGGTCTGCTCGGCGTCATCCAGCCGCCCGGCCTCGACGCCTTCGGTGAACTCGCCGGCCCGGCCATCTGGGGCACGATCATCGCGTTCGCGTTGATCGCCTCCGCCGAGTCGCTGTTCAGCGCGGCCGCGGTGGACCGGATGCACGACGCTCCGCGCACCCAGTACGACAAGGAGATGATCGCTCAGGGCGGTGGCAACACGGTGTGCGGTCTGCTCGGCGCGCTGCCGATGACCGCGGTGATCGTGCGCAGTTCCGCCAACGTCAGCGCGGGCGCGAAGACCAAGGCGTCCCGTGTGCTGCACGGCGTGTGGCTGCTGCTGTTCGCCGCCGCGCTGCCCTCCGCGCTGGCGCTGATCCCGCTGCCCGCGCTCGCCGGCATCCTGGTGCACGCGGGCTGGAAGCTAATCCCGTTCCGCCAGGTCGCCGGGCTGTGGCGAAGCCACAGGGGCGAGGCGCTGATCCTGGTGGTCACGGCCGTGTCGATCGTCGTCGTGAACATGTTCGAGGGTGTGCTCATCGGGCTGGCCCTGGCGGTGGTCAAAACTGCCTGGGAGGCGTCGCACCTGAAGACGGAGGTCATAGACAAGGGCGCCGGGCCGATCCAGGTCTACCTGTCGGGCAACGCGACGTTCCTGCGGCTGCCGAAGATACTCGACAACCTGGAGGCCCTTCCGCGGGACCACCCGATCGAGGTGGACCTGTCCGGGCTGCACCACCTCGACCACGCCTGCCGCACGGCCCTGGAGAACTGGGCCCAGCGGCACAGCGCACCCGACACCGAACCGGTGAAGGTCACGACCACCCATGCTCCCGCCCGCGCGGACGACGGCGCGGTCGGCCCGGATTCGTCGTCGAGTGGCCGCGTGCGCAACCTCGGCTGA
- a CDS encoding carbonic anhydrase, with amino-acid sequence MQPLIDNARTFGQRPEKFAGLAQGQTPEVLFITCADSRVVPALITGARPGQLFELRTAGNIVPPYASEHPTGEAATIEYAVEVLGVQHIVVCGHSHCGAVGALVRGDDLSAVPAVRDWLTHAADEPKCSDPADPTVAEAVQNHVLTQLLRLRSYPCVEQRLQADQLQLHGWYYEVHTGAVRAHRAESDTFEAL; translated from the coding sequence ATGCAACCCCTCATCGACAACGCCCGCACGTTCGGGCAGCGCCCTGAGAAGTTCGCCGGCCTCGCCCAAGGCCAGACGCCAGAAGTCCTGTTCATCACCTGCGCCGACTCCCGGGTGGTCCCGGCCCTGATCACCGGCGCCCGCCCCGGCCAGCTCTTCGAGCTGCGCACCGCGGGCAACATCGTCCCGCCGTACGCCTCCGAGCACCCCACCGGCGAGGCGGCCACCATCGAGTACGCCGTCGAAGTGCTCGGCGTCCAGCACATCGTGGTCTGCGGCCACTCCCACTGCGGCGCCGTCGGCGCGCTGGTGCGCGGCGACGACCTGAGCGCCGTACCCGCCGTGCGTGACTGGCTCACGCACGCCGCCGACGAACCCAAGTGCTCCGACCCCGCCGACCCGACGGTCGCCGAGGCCGTGCAGAACCACGTCCTGACACAGTTGCTGCGGCTGCGCTCATACCCGTGTGTCGAGCAGCGCCTGCAGGCGGACCAACTCCAGCTGCACGGCTGGTACTACGAGGTGCATACCGGGGCCGTACGCGCACACCGTGCGGAGTCCGACACGTTCGAGGCGCTGTGA
- a CDS encoding transposase gives MDTLTMDLADPRKGVLVGRKSPYPVEFRNDAAALYRAAGGKRTYAAVVADVGVTGETLRSWVRQADEHAGRDHGREDQTEQSRDEELARLRAENGRLRKEEKEWELEREILRRAAASFAKEMK, from the coding sequence GTGGACACGCTGACAATGGATCTTGCAGATCCGAGGAAGGGTGTCCTGGTGGGACGGAAGTCTCCGTATCCGGTGGAGTTCAGGAACGATGCCGCCGCGCTGTACCGCGCGGCGGGCGGGAAGCGTACGTATGCGGCGGTCGTGGCGGACGTCGGCGTGACCGGCGAGACGCTGCGGAGCTGGGTGCGCCAGGCCGACGAGCACGCGGGCCGGGATCACGGCCGCGAGGACCAGACCGAGCAGAGCCGGGATGAGGAACTGGCCCGGCTGCGCGCGGAGAACGGCCGGCTGCGCAAAGAGGAGAAGGAGTGGGAACTCGAGCGGGAGATCCTGCGTCGGGCGGCGGCCTCTTTCGCGAAGGAGATGAAGTGA
- a CDS encoding phosphotransferase family protein: protein MRQFMETEALSGIVREALGAGVHVVGMDRLRGGSKKGVYRVHVDGPRAASVIVYSWAEAENFWSAAEGINAAHPFAPASGLVPFLAAQRRLARLGVRVPEVLLTDDSRRCYPADVAVVEDVAGGTLETLLETEPARAPDALSELAAMLDVMYQQHSQQYGRVDVLERGDKASGVSCEQLVLECALGDLAEATERDRRIRPASVLLHDRLQELAARVSPRSRHGLIHGELGPDHVLVDASGHPVLIDIEGLMFFDVEWEHVFLQLRFGEHYPALSRPGLDPARLDLFMLAMCLSLVAGPLRLLDGDFPHRALMQRIAEHNAHEALALLVQ from the coding sequence ATGCGCCAGTTCATGGAGACTGAAGCTTTGTCGGGGATCGTGCGTGAGGCACTGGGGGCGGGGGTCCATGTTGTCGGAATGGACCGGTTGCGAGGCGGGAGCAAGAAGGGGGTCTACCGAGTTCATGTAGACGGGCCGCGTGCAGCAAGTGTGATCGTCTACAGTTGGGCCGAGGCCGAAAACTTTTGGTCAGCTGCGGAAGGCATCAATGCGGCCCACCCGTTCGCTCCTGCATCCGGGCTGGTCCCTTTTCTAGCCGCTCAGCGGAGGCTGGCCCGTCTCGGGGTCCGGGTTCCAGAAGTACTCCTGACTGACGACAGCCGACGGTGCTACCCGGCGGATGTGGCGGTGGTCGAAGACGTTGCAGGCGGCACTCTGGAAACGCTCCTGGAGACGGAACCCGCACGTGCGCCAGATGCCTTGAGCGAGCTGGCAGCAATGCTCGACGTGATGTACCAGCAGCACAGTCAGCAGTACGGCAGAGTGGACGTGCTTGAACGGGGCGACAAGGCAAGTGGCGTTTCGTGCGAGCAGCTGGTGCTTGAGTGTGCCCTCGGGGATCTCGCCGAGGCGACGGAGCGCGACCGGAGGATCCGGCCAGCCTCGGTCCTCTTGCACGATCGCCTGCAGGAGCTGGCCGCACGGGTTTCGCCGCGTAGCAGACACGGACTGATTCACGGCGAACTCGGGCCCGACCACGTCTTGGTCGATGCCTCCGGCCACCCCGTCCTCATCGACATCGAGGGCCTGATGTTCTTCGATGTCGAGTGGGAGCACGTCTTCCTTCAGCTTCGCTTCGGCGAGCACTACCCAGCCTTGTCACGCCCCGGACTCGATCCCGCACGGCTCGACCTCTTCATGCTCGCGATGTGCCTCTCACTGGTGGCCGGCCCCCTACGCCTCCTCGACGGCGACTTCCCCCACCGCGCACTGATGCAGAGGATCGCTGAGCACAACGCGCATGAGGCGCTGGCCCTTCTGGTTCAGTGA
- a CDS encoding GNAT family N-acetyltransferase, which translates to MSHCDHVRLRPVAEKDLDLFERLHEDRAELGEHGFFGYRNPGQLRRQWAEHGFLSAQGGRLTIAADDDRFVGEVQWHEVLQGPASPCWNIGVSLLTAERGKGYGKQAQRQLVEYLFAHTKVNRIEASTEVVNVAEQRALEGAGFTREGILRGACFRAGAWRDMVLYSVLRAEVVTGA; encoded by the coding sequence ATGTCTCATTGCGATCATGTTCGACTGCGCCCTGTTGCCGAGAAGGACCTCGATCTGTTCGAGCGCCTGCATGAGGATCGTGCCGAGCTCGGAGAGCACGGCTTCTTCGGCTACCGCAATCCGGGGCAGCTTCGCCGGCAGTGGGCCGAGCACGGTTTCCTCTCTGCTCAGGGCGGGCGGTTGACGATCGCCGCGGACGACGACCGGTTCGTCGGCGAGGTGCAGTGGCACGAGGTGCTTCAGGGCCCGGCGTCACCGTGCTGGAACATCGGCGTCTCCCTGCTCACCGCCGAACGCGGCAAGGGGTACGGCAAGCAGGCCCAGCGTCAGCTTGTTGAGTACCTGTTCGCTCACACCAAGGTCAACCGGATCGAGGCAAGCACCGAGGTGGTGAACGTCGCCGAACAGCGCGCCCTGGAAGGGGCGGGCTTCACCCGCGAGGGCATCCTGCGCGGCGCCTGTTTCCGTGCCGGCGCATGGCGCGACATGGTCCTGTACTCAGTGCTGCGCGCCGAGGTCGTCACCGGGGCATGA
- a CDS encoding winged helix-turn-helix transcriptional regulator — MNELSTEDERQAAALEFDVFAKHCPSRQVLDHLTGRWGVLVLAGLRKGPARFNALRRRIDGVSEKMLAQTLQALERDGFVSREVLTAMPPSVNYSLTPLGESTADHLMAFIGHIEANMPAVLAAQEQHTTTPA; from the coding sequence ATGAACGAGCTGTCCACCGAGGACGAGCGCCAGGCGGCCGCGCTGGAGTTCGACGTCTTCGCCAAGCACTGTCCCTCCCGCCAGGTCCTGGACCACCTCACGGGCCGCTGGGGCGTCCTGGTGCTGGCGGGACTGCGCAAGGGGCCCGCGCGTTTCAACGCCCTGCGCCGGCGCATCGACGGGGTCAGCGAGAAAATGCTCGCCCAGACCCTCCAGGCCCTGGAGCGCGACGGCTTCGTCAGCCGCGAGGTCCTCACCGCGATGCCCCCGAGCGTCAACTACTCCCTCACCCCCCTGGGCGAGAGCACCGCCGACCACCTCATGGCCTTCATCGGCCACATCGAGGCCAACATGCCCGCAGTCCTCGCCGCCCAGGAACAGCACACCACCACCCCGGCCTGA
- a CDS encoding SDR family oxidoreductase: MIVVTGATGQFGRQVIEHLLQRGVPADRIAAAVRTPAKAADLAARGVEIRLADYERPETLLTAFDGADKLLLVSSTGPDDARIAQHRAAVEAAAKTGVGLIAYTSVTGAPTNPLGLARVHRDTEEAIADSGLPAVLLRNGWYTENYTATLPDAVARGAIAGSAGQGRVASATRADYAEAAAVVLTRDDQAGEVYDLTGDTAWSLPELAAEAAAQSGRPVTYADLPAEQYRQILTGAGLPDFVTDLIVDADVQVSHGALAHVTTDLSALLGRPTTPLSAAVTQALAA; encoded by the coding sequence ATGATCGTTGTCACCGGTGCCACCGGACAGTTCGGCCGCCAGGTCATCGAGCACCTGCTCCAGCGCGGAGTGCCCGCCGACCGGATCGCCGCGGCGGTGCGCACCCCCGCCAAGGCGGCAGACCTCGCCGCCCGGGGCGTCGAGATCCGCCTCGCCGACTACGAGCGACCCGAAACCCTCCTGACCGCCTTCGACGGCGCCGACAAGCTCCTGCTCGTCTCCTCCACCGGCCCGGACGACGCCCGCATCGCCCAGCACCGCGCGGCCGTCGAGGCCGCGGCCAAGACCGGCGTCGGCCTGATCGCCTACACCTCGGTCACCGGGGCCCCCACCAACCCGCTGGGCTTGGCGCGCGTGCACCGCGACACCGAGGAGGCCATCGCCGACTCCGGCCTGCCCGCGGTGCTGCTGCGCAACGGCTGGTACACCGAGAACTACACCGCGACCCTCCCCGACGCCGTCGCGCGCGGCGCCATCGCGGGCAGCGCAGGTCAGGGCCGGGTCGCCTCCGCCACCCGCGCGGACTACGCCGAAGCCGCCGCCGTGGTCCTCACCCGCGACGATCAGGCCGGTGAGGTCTACGACCTCACCGGTGACACCGCCTGGTCGCTGCCGGAACTGGCCGCCGAGGCCGCCGCGCAGTCCGGCAGGCCGGTCACCTACGCGGACCTGCCCGCCGAGCAGTACCGGCAGATCCTCACCGGAGCCGGCCTGCCGGACTTCGTCACCGACCTGATCGTCGACGCCGACGTGCAGGTCTCCCACGGCGCACTGGCCCACGTCACCACCGACCTGAGCGCACTCCTGGGCCGGCCGACCACCCCGCTGTCCGCCGCCGTCACCCAGGCCCTCGCGGCCTGA
- a CDS encoding DsbA family oxidoreductase gives MRVEIWGDVICPWCYIGTARFEKALAGFAHRDQVEVVHRSFELDPAHDKAHIEPVHKMLADKFGPQGPGMDRQVAKTAAGEGLAYRTDRQVGSTLDAHRLLHLAKAHGRQHQLLNLLFDANFAQARTIFTPDALLDLALKAGIDEDEARRVLNDPDAYLDAVRADEQEAARLGATGVPFFVIDRRYALSGGQPAEAFAQALNTAWTERPPTQTAPAGAVCGPDGTCAVPPARP, from the coding sequence ATGCGCGTAGAGATCTGGGGCGACGTCATCTGCCCCTGGTGCTACATCGGCACCGCCCGCTTCGAAAAGGCCCTGGCCGGCTTCGCCCACCGCGACCAGGTCGAAGTCGTCCACCGCTCGTTCGAACTCGACCCCGCACACGACAAGGCTCACATCGAGCCGGTGCACAAGATGCTGGCCGACAAATTCGGCCCCCAGGGTCCCGGCATGGACCGGCAGGTCGCGAAAACAGCGGCCGGTGAAGGGCTCGCCTACCGCACCGACCGCCAGGTCGGCAGCACCCTGGACGCCCACCGCCTCCTGCACCTCGCCAAGGCACACGGCCGCCAGCACCAGCTGCTGAACCTGCTCTTCGACGCCAACTTTGCCCAGGCACGCACCATCTTCACCCCCGACGCCCTCCTCGACCTGGCCCTGAAGGCCGGAATCGACGAGGACGAGGCCCGCCGCGTCCTTAACGACCCCGACGCCTACCTCGACGCCGTCCGCGCCGACGAACAGGAAGCTGCCCGCCTCGGAGCCACCGGCGTGCCCTTCTTCGTCATCGACCGCCGCTACGCCCTCTCCGGCGGTCAGCCGGCCGAAGCCTTCGCCCAGGCACTGAACACTGCCTGGACCGAGCGCCCGCCCACCCAGACCGCCCCGGCAGGAGCCGTCTGCGGCCCGGACGGCACCTGCGCCGTCCCGCCCGCCAGGCCGTAA
- a CDS encoding nuclear transport factor 2 family protein — MSDTERNKQVVVDYYQTAFGGNPQKAIADHFGPVYIQHNPDAQDGPEAFTGFVNWLRGEYPNLRLDIKRVIAEGDMVVTHSHLDLEPGNSDNPGRALADFFRLENGKVVEHWDVIQDVPTQAANDNGMF; from the coding sequence ATGTCTGACACCGAGCGCAACAAGCAGGTCGTCGTCGACTACTACCAGACGGCGTTCGGCGGCAACCCGCAGAAGGCCATCGCCGATCACTTCGGCCCGGTCTACATTCAGCACAACCCCGACGCCCAGGACGGCCCCGAGGCGTTCACCGGTTTCGTGAACTGGCTGCGTGGCGAGTACCCGAACCTGCGCCTGGACATCAAGCGGGTCATCGCCGAAGGTGACATGGTCGTCACCCACTCCCACCTCGACCTCGAACCCGGCAACTCCGACAACCCCGGTCGTGCGCTGGCGGACTTCTTCCGCCTGGAGAACGGCAAGGTCGTCGAGCACTGGGACGTCATCCAGGACGTCCCCACCCAGGCGGCCAACGACAACGGCATGTTCTGA
- a CDS encoding DUF5655 domain-containing protein yields the protein MAEAEADVQALVESAMEAMLGVRFLATEYSTGPVHGGRIDSLGLDENGSPVIVEYKRATDPGVLSQGLFYVAWLMDHREEFEALVRERLGAAAAAGVLWSTPRLICVAGGFTRYDLHAVREHRRSIDLVRYTMLGEHHIALETVASVAAQGSVRRERIRGGRGTSPRRRTDAMAELAAVVDETLLGLGEGVTKVERKQYYAYQRLRNFACVTGRQDKLLVYLKVAPATVELVPGFTRDVTGLGHHGTGDLEVQLRSEKDVERALELFRLSYAAA from the coding sequence TTGGCTGAGGCTGAGGCTGATGTGCAGGCGCTCGTCGAGAGCGCGATGGAGGCCATGCTCGGGGTCCGCTTCCTGGCCACCGAGTACAGCACTGGTCCCGTGCACGGAGGGCGCATCGACTCGCTCGGGCTGGATGAGAACGGCTCGCCGGTGATTGTCGAGTACAAGCGGGCGACCGATCCGGGCGTCCTGTCGCAGGGCTTGTTCTATGTGGCGTGGCTGATGGACCACCGGGAGGAGTTCGAGGCTCTGGTCCGCGAGCGGCTTGGGGCCGCGGCGGCCGCCGGGGTTCTGTGGAGTACTCCGCGGCTGATCTGCGTCGCCGGTGGCTTCACACGCTACGACCTTCACGCGGTGCGCGAGCACCGCCGGTCCATCGACCTGGTGCGCTACACGATGCTCGGTGAGCACCATATCGCGCTGGAGACAGTCGCGTCGGTCGCTGCCCAGGGCAGCGTGCGCCGGGAGCGCATCCGCGGCGGGCGGGGGACCTCACCTCGTCGGCGGACCGACGCCATGGCGGAGCTGGCGGCCGTCGTCGACGAGACGCTGCTGGGCCTGGGCGAGGGCGTGACGAAGGTCGAGCGCAAGCAGTACTACGCGTACCAGCGGCTGCGGAACTTCGCCTGCGTCACGGGACGGCAGGACAAGCTGCTGGTGTACCTCAAGGTCGCGCCGGCCACGGTCGAGCTCGTGCCGGGCTTCACCCGGGACGTGACGGGGCTAGGCCATCACGGCACGGGTGACCTGGAGGTCCAGCTGCGCTCCGAGAAGGACGTGGAGCGGGCGCTGGAGCTGTTCCGGCTGTCGTACGCAGCGGCGTAG
- a CDS encoding DUF6087 family protein, producing MSDPEEPLADWARRREERLAERRGRLRAVPLVDGPLRGSHVAPSAPRAILEYDGLAWVPVMIVANLAEAQALLYPPPPEPVRPPEWDRPALGQGRGRHRRTPSKPGDTGA from the coding sequence ATGAGTGACCCCGAGGAGCCGCTGGCCGACTGGGCCCGGCGCCGCGAGGAGCGTCTCGCGGAACGGAGAGGGCGCCTGCGCGCCGTTCCCCTGGTCGATGGCCCGCTTCGGGGCAGCCACGTCGCTCCATCGGCACCCCGCGCGATCTTGGAGTACGACGGCCTGGCCTGGGTGCCGGTCATGATCGTGGCGAACCTGGCCGAAGCTCAGGCACTGCTCTATCCGCCTCCGCCGGAGCCTGTTCGACCGCCGGAGTGGGACCGGCCGGCCCTTGGCCAGGGTCGTGGCCGACACCGGCGCACCCCCTCGAAGCCCGGCGACACCGGGGCCTGA